The Synechococcus sp. WH 8101 sequence CAACGCCAGCGAGACCTGTGCCTGCCGCTTTTCCAGCCAGATCCCCGTGGACGTGGTGGTGGAACGACTGGAGGCGGAAGGCTGATCCACGCGGACGGCCATCACCTACATTCGATTCAGGCCTGGTGAGTTCCTCTCTCCGGGAGGGTGATCCCTGCATCCACCATCGGGCCTGCGCCCGAGACACCTTCCCCGTCTGCCTTGCCCCATCCACTCCTGCCGGATCTCACCGCCGTGGCAGCCTCCACGGCACAAGCCCACGGCTTCGAGCTGGCCGATGTGCAAGTGATGACGCACCTGCAGCCGATGACGCTGCAGATTCAGATCCGACGCTCCAACGGGGAGGACGTCAGTCTTGATGACTGTGCGCGGCTGAGTGCTCCCATGGGCGATGCGATCGACAACGCCTCCCTCCCCATCGAGGCGTATGTTCTGGAAATCAGCAGCCCCGGAATCGGAGATCAGCTCCAGACCGATCGGGACTTCCGGGCGTTTCGCAGCTATCCCATCGAAGTGATCTATCGCGATGACGAAGGCGGGGAGCAACGGCAGCAGGGTTCCCTGCTCGAACGCACCGACGAACATATCCATCTGAATGTTCGGGGCCGCATCAAACGCATCCCCCGTCAGGCGGTGATCGCCGTCCAACTCACCAGTCCGTCGGGCTGAACCCGCAGCACTCTCGCCCCCCCCTTTCCTCTAATCCATTAATCCGCACCGATGGCACTCGTTCTCCTACCCGGCCTCAGCAACCTGATCGATGACATCAGCGAAGAGAAGAAACTGCCTCCCCAGGTAGTGGAAGCAGCGCTGCGGGAAGCCTTGCTCAAAGGCTATGAGCGCTATCGCCGCACTTTGTATCTCGGGATTAGCGACGACCCCTTCGACGAGGAATACTTCAGCAATTTCGATGTCGCCCTCGATCTGGAGGACGAGGGGTATCGGGTGCTCGCCAGCAAAATCATCGTGGAGGAGGTGGAAAGCGACGACCACCAGATCGCCCTTGCCGAAGTGATGCAAGTCGCCGATGACGCCCAGGTGGGCGACACCGTGGTGCTGGATGTCACACCGGAAAAGGAAGACTTCGGACGCATGGCCGCTGCCACCACCAAACAGGTGCTGGCTCAGAAACTGCGCGACCAACAGCGCCGGATGATTCAGGAGGAATTCGCAGACCTGGAAGACCCCGTGCTCACGGCACGGGTGATCCGCTTCGAGCGCCAGTCGGTGATCATGGCGGTCAGCTCCGGGCTGGGACGACCGGAGGTGGAGGCTGAACTGCCGCGGCGCGATCAGCTGCCCAACGACAACTACCGGGCCAATGCCACCTTCAAAGTTTTCCTGAAGGAAGTGAGTGAAGTGCCCCGCCGGGGTCCCCAACTGTTCGTCAGCCGGGCCAATGCGGGTCTGGTGGTGTATCTGTTTGAAAA is a genomic window containing:
- the nusA gene encoding transcription termination factor NusA, whose amino-acid sequence is MALVLLPGLSNLIDDISEEKKLPPQVVEAALREALLKGYERYRRTLYLGISDDPFDEEYFSNFDVALDLEDEGYRVLASKIIVEEVESDDHQIALAEVMQVADDAQVGDTVVLDVTPEKEDFGRMAAATTKQVLAQKLRDQQRRMIQEEFADLEDPVLTARVIRFERQSVIMAVSSGLGRPEVEAELPRRDQLPNDNYRANATFKVFLKEVSEVPRRGPQLFVSRANAGLVVYLFENEVPEIQEGSVRIVAVAREANPPSRSVGPRTKVAVDSIEREVDPVGACIGARGSRIQQVVNELRGEKIDVIRWSADPGQYIANSLSPARVDVVRLVDPEGQHAHVLVPPDQLSLAIGREGQNVRLAARLTGWKIDIKNAAEYDQNSEDAVVAELISQRQEEEALQRQAEERLAAEQAARAEEDARLRELYPLPEDAEDYVEEDTEAAAEEPAEGVQDVVENNEDGTR
- the rimP gene encoding ribosome maturation factor RimP — protein: MPHPLLPDLTAVAASTAQAHGFELADVQVMTHLQPMTLQIQIRRSNGEDVSLDDCARLSAPMGDAIDNASLPIEAYVLEISSPGIGDQLQTDRDFRAFRSYPIEVIYRDDEGGEQRQQGSLLERTDEHIHLNVRGRIKRIPRQAVIAVQLTSPSG